In a genomic window of Molothrus ater isolate BHLD 08-10-18 breed brown headed cowbird chromosome 17, BPBGC_Mater_1.1, whole genome shotgun sequence:
- the CEBPB gene encoding CCAAT/enhancer-binding protein beta, producing MQRLVTWDAACLPIQPPAFKSMEVANFYYEADCLAALNKLHPRAAGGRSMTELTVGDHERAIDFSPYLEPLASQPPPPAAAAGGNFEPPCSSGAGQDFLSDLFAEDYKGSGGSKKPDYTYISLARHSHPCASQSHKPGGLPGCFPPQIVETKVEPVFETLDSCKGPRKEEGGAGPGPGGMSSPYGSTVRSYLGYQSVPSGSSGNLSTSSSSSPPGTPNPSESSKSAAAGGGYSAAPAGKNKPKKCVDKHSDEYKLRRERNNIAVRKSRDKAKMRNLETQHKVLELTAENERLQKKVEQLSRELSTLRNLFKQLPEPLLASSPRC from the coding sequence ATGCAACGCCTGGTGACCTGGGACGCAGCATGCCTCCCCATCCAGCCGCCCGCCTTTAAATCCATGGAAGTGGCTAATTTCTATTACGAGGCGGACTGTCTGGCTGCTCTCAACAAGCTGCACCCGCGGGCGGCCGGGGGCCGCTCCATGACCGAGCTCACCGTCGGGGACCACGAGCGAGCCATCGACTTCAGCCCGTACCTGGAGCCTTTGGCGTCGCAGCCGCCGCCTCCCGCGGCAGCAGCAGGGGGCAACTTTGAGCCTCCGTGCAGCAGCGGCGCCGGCCAAGATTTCCTTTCCGATCTCTTCGCCGAGGACTATAAAGGCAGCGGCGGCAGCAAGAAGCCCGACTACACCTACATCAGCCTCGCCCGGCACAGCCACCCCTGCGCCAGCCAGAGCCACAAGCCGGGGGGGCTGCCGGGCTGCTTCCCGCCCCAGATCGTGGAAACCAAAGTGGAGCCGGTCTTCGAGACCCTGGACTCTTGCAAAGGGCCCCGTAAGGAAGAagggggcgcggggccgggacCGGGGGGCATGTCCTCGCCCTACGGCAGCACCGTGCGCTCCTACCTGGGTTACCAGTCGGTGCCGAGCGGCAGCAGCGGGAACCTGTCCACCTCgtcctcctccagcccccccGGCACCCCCAACCCCTCCGAGTCCTCCAAGTCCGCCGCCGCCGGCGGGGGCTACTCCGCCGCCCCGGCGGGCAAGAACAAGCCCAAGAAGTGCGTGGACAAGCACAGCGACGAGTACAAGCTCCGCCGGGAGAGGAACAACATCGCGGTGCGCAAGAGCCGCGACAAAGCCAAAATGCGCAACCTGGAGACGCAGCATAAAGTCTTGGAACTGACGGCCGAGAACGAGCGGCTGCAGAAGAAGGTGGAGCAGCTCTCCCGGGAGCTGAGCACCCTCAGGAACTTGTTCAAACAGCTGCCCGAGCCCCTGCTCGCCTCCTCGCCGCGCTGCTGA
- the PEDS1 gene encoding plasmanylethanolamine desaturase: MAERGPGAAAPRDEAAEEPEGGGRRWGAQHAGARELAELYSPGKRLQEWISVILCFSLICFNFYNLLLYLRLEHTPSVLVGIFAGVITADFLSGLFHWGADTWGSVELPIVGKAFIRPFREHHIDPTAITRHDFIETNGDNCFMTLVPLANMAYKFVSFSPEALCETCPWECYVFALIIFITMTNQIHKWSHTYFGLPRWVVFLQDWHIILPRKHHRIHHVSPHETYFCITTGWLNYPLEKIRFWRCLENIIQGLTGEKPRADDMKWAQKIK, encoded by the exons ATGGCCGAGCGCGGCCCGGGGGCGGCCGCGCCGCGGGACGAGGCCGCCGAGGAGCCCgagggcggcgggcggcgctgGGGCGCCCAGCACGCCGGGGCCCGCGAGCTGGCCGAGCTCTACTCGCCAG GAAAGAGACTACAAGAATGGATCTCTGTCATCTTATGCTTCTCTCTGATCTGCTTCAATTTTTACAATCTCCTCTTGTACCTGCGGCTGGAGCACACGCCCTCGGTCCTCGTTGGGATAT TTGCAGGAGTTATTACGGCCGACTTCCTCTCAGGACTGTTCCACTGGGGAGCAGACACCTGGGGATCCGTGGAGCTGCCCATCGTTGGAAAG GCTTTCATCAGACCCTTTAGGGAACACCATATTGACCCCACAGCAATCACCAGGCATGATTTCATAGAGACCAATGGAGACAACTGCTTCATGACACTGGTCCCCTTGGCCAACATGGCATACAAATTTGTGTCTTTTTCCCCAG AGGCCCTGTGTGAGACCTGTCCCTGGGAGTGCTACGTCTTTGCCCTCATCATCTTCATAACCATGACCAACCAGATCCACAAGTGGTCCCACACGTACTTTGGCCTTCCCCGCTGGGTCGTGTTCCTGCAGGACTGGCACATCATCCTGCCCCGCAAGCACCACAGGATCCACCACGTGTCCCCCCACGAGACCTACTTCTGCATCACCACGG GTTGGCTGAATTATCCGTTAGAGAAGATAAGATTTTGGAGATGTTTGGAGAACATCATCCAAGGACTTACTGGGGAGAAGCCAAGAGCAGATGATATGAAATGGGCTCAGAAAATCAAGTAA